One segment of Anopheles stephensi strain Indian chromosome 3, UCI_ANSTEP_V1.0, whole genome shotgun sequence DNA contains the following:
- the LOC118514395 gene encoding inositol monophosphatase 1 yields the protein MALNLDECYEHVLGLVETAGSLIASRNSQRKRVVEKSSNIDLLTETDQQVERMLMEGITAKYPDHKFIGEEETSEGKKAELTDAPTWIIDPVDGTMNFVHSFPHSCISIALLVEKVAEIAIIYNPIVGQKFTARRGLGAFLNGNPIRVSGETVFERALATTEFGTSREEEKTRVVLENIGKLVRRIHGLRSLGSAALNMAMVALGGADFNYEFGIHAWDIAAGDLLVREAGGVCLDPAGGPLDLMSRRVLCASSQELADKVVDALTQFYPEPRD from the exons ATGGCGCTCAATCTGGACGAATGTTACGAGCATGTGCTCGGACTGGTGGAGACTGCTGGAAGT CTAATCGCTTCCAGAAACTCCCAGCGGAAGCGCGTGGTAGAGAAGTCAAGTAATATCGATCTGCTGACCGAAACCGACCAACAGGTGGAGCGTATGCTGATGGAAGGTATTACGGCCAAATATCCGGACCATAA ATTCATCGGTGAGGAAGAAACGAGCGAAGGGAAGAAGGCGGAACTAACCGATGCACCTACCTGGATTATCGATCCGGTAGACGGGACGATGAACTTTGTGCACAGCTTTCCCCATTCGTGCATTTCCATCGCGCTGCTGGTGGAAAAGGTGGCAGAAATTGCCATCATCTACAATCCCATCGTTGGCCAAAAGTTTACCGCTCGCCGTGGGTTGGGTGCGTTCCTGAACGGTAACCCCATACGTGTGTCTGGTGAGACGGTTTTCGAACGTGCACTGGCAACGACGGAATTTGGAACCTCTCGGGAGGAGGAAAAGACACGCGTTGTGCTGGAAAACATCGGGAAGCTTGTGCGACGAATTCACGG CTTGCGTAGCCTGGGATCGGCTGCCCTCAACATGGCGATGGTGGCACTCGGCGGAGCAGATTTTAACTACGAATTTGGCATTCACGCCTGGGATATTGCGGCCGGGGATTTGCTGGTCCGTGAAGCAGGTGGCGTGTGTCTGGATCCTGCCGGTGGTCCACTGGATCTAATGTCACGACGAGTGCTATGCGCCAGCTCTCAAGAACTTGCCGATAAGGTGGTAGATGCCTTAACGCAATTCTATCCCGAACCAAGGGATTAA